From the genome of Streptomyces sp. NBC_01142:
CGGAGAGCCGGACCAGGCGGCGCCGCAGCTGCTGCACGCGTACGACCTGCTCGGGGGTGTAGCCGGGAGAGTCGGGAAAAGCGGCGGTGTGGGTCGCCGGCCCCAGCGTCGAGCGCTCCTCGTAGGTCCAGCCCCGCGTCGGATCCACGCTCCACGGCAAGGAACGGCTCAGCTGTTCGTACTCGCTCTGGACACGGTGGAGCTGCAGCTGCAGGCACTGCAGACGGTCCGGGAAGCGGTGGGTGGTGCTCACCCTCCAAAAGGTACACCTGTTCGAATGGGGTGGGCGACCGGCACGCCGCCCGGACGGAGGGCACCGGATGCCCGGCTTGGTCGGCCGTCTTAGGCTGGCAGTCCGCAGGGGGGCCGGAGGTGTGCCATGCCGAGGCCTGTATGGAGCGGTGCCATCTCGTTCGGGCTGGTCACGATCCCCTGCAAAGTGCTGCCGGCCACTGAGAACCACAGCATCCAGTTCCACCAGTTCCACCTGAAGGACGAGGGCCGGATCCGCACCCGCAAGGTGTGCGAGCTCGACGACAAGACGCTGCGCCAGGACGAGATCGGCAAGGGCTACGAGGTCTCCAAGGACACCCTCGTCGAGGTCACTGATGAGGACCTGGACTCGATGCCGCTGCCAACCGCGAAGGCGATCGAGATCGTCGCGTTCGTCCCCACCGACAGCATCGACCCGATCCGGGTGAGCACCGGCTACTACCTGGCCGCCGACGGGGCTGTCGCGGCCAAGCCCTACACCCTCCTCCGCAAAGCCCTGGAGCGCAGCGCGAAGGTGGCCATCGCCAAATTCGCGTGGCACGGCAGAGAGCGCCTCGGCCTGCTGCGGATCAAGGACAACGTCATCGTCCTCCACGCGATGCGCTGGCCGGACGAGATCCGCTCGCCCCAGGAGCTGACGCCGAAACCGACCGACGTGGACGACGACGAGATCAACGCCGCGATCCAACTCATGGAAACCATGGCCGCCGACAACATCTCCGGCTACACCGATCACTACCGCGAGGCCCTCGAAGAGGTCATCGCCGCAAAGGCCGAGGGAAAGCAGCCCCCCAAGGCCGAAGGCGAACAGGAGCCGGACGGGGGAGAGGTCGTCGACCTGATGGCCGCGCTGAACGCGTCGGTGGAAGCCGCCCGGGAAGCACGCGGCGAAGGCGAGCACGCCACCGTCCACGAGATGCCGAAGAAGACATCCGGGAAGAAGACGGCCGCGGCCACCAAGAGCACGGCCAAGAAAACAAGCGCCAAGAAGACCACGGCGAAGAAGACAGCGGGACGCAAGCCGAAGTCGGCCTAGCTCACGCCGGTTCCACGAGGCAGGCTCCTACGGAGCCCCGCCAAGCGCGGCCTTCAGGTGCGCCATGGTCGCCGCGGCCGCCTCGCACACACCGCCGTCGACGGCCGTATCGGCGAGTTCGGACCTCAACCTCGCCTTCACCCCCGTCTCCGCGTCCTGCGCGGCGCCTGGAACCTCCAGGCCGGCGGCGTGCCCGCCGACCCTCCGAAGGCCGGGAAGTCGGCCGGCGCCGAGGGTGGCAGGAAGCGCAAGGGCGAGCCCGAGCTGAAGATCCCCTCGGTCGCCAAGTACCGCAAGGCATACGGCATGCCCGCCCCCGAAAAGGGCCGGGCCTGCCTGGTCTGCGAGGACAGCGGCCGCATCACCGCACCCGGCATCAGCATCGGCTGCACCGAGTGCGCCGGCCCCGCCGCCGCGGCGATGGCCGCCGCCGAGCGCAAGGCCGAGCGGGCCCGGACCGGCAAGACCCCGCCGCGCCGCGCCCGCCCGGGCACCGATGGCAAGACGACGGGAGAGAGTGGCGGTCGCACCCCCGGCGCCGGCCAGGGCGTCACGGTCGATGGAGACAACAATCATCCCATCCGCGTCAACTCCCGCGCTGGCGGCGGTGGCCCGCTCACCGCTGACCAGGCCGCCGCCGTCAGGGACGCGGTCAGCTCGGCTGCCTCCCGCAACTCCAGCGGCGTGCACGTCGCCGGTACGAACAACGCCCCCATCACCAGCGTCACCCGTGGGGGTCGCATCCGATCGTGCTAGCCGGTAGTCGCCTGACCAGTCAGAACTCAAGAAACCAGGACTTGATGTATGCATACCCTTGAAATGAATACTCGAAGTCTGCATTAT
Proteins encoded in this window:
- a CDS encoding Ku protein → MPRPVWSGAISFGLVTIPCKVLPATENHSIQFHQFHLKDEGRIRTRKVCELDDKTLRQDEIGKGYEVSKDTLVEVTDEDLDSMPLPTAKAIEIVAFVPTDSIDPIRVSTGYYLAADGAVAAKPYTLLRKALERSAKVAIAKFAWHGRERLGLLRIKDNVIVLHAMRWPDEIRSPQELTPKPTDVDDDEINAAIQLMETMAADNISGYTDHYREALEEVIAAKAEGKQPPKAEGEQEPDGGEVVDLMAALNASVEAAREARGEGEHATVHEMPKKTSGKKTAAATKSTAKKTSAKKTTAKKTAGRKPKSA